GAAAGTCTATGTGAACAGGGTTTTATGGTTTATTCCGTAAATCCCAAGCAGCTTGACCGCTTCAGAGACAGGTTCTGCGTCTCGGGAGCCAAGGATGACAGAAAAGACGCCCTGGTTCTTGCGTCTGCGCTGCGCACGGACCGCAGACGCTTCCGCCGCGTTGAACCGCAGAACCCGGACGTCATAGTTCTGCGGGAACTCACCAGAACGAGGGAAGAACTCACAAGAGAACGCACACGCCTTGTGAACCGTTTCCGTGCACTGCTGTGGAGGTATTATCCCCAGTTTGAAGAGCTTCTCGGCAGTACCGTAAGGCCATGGCATCTTGAGCTTTGGGAGCTTGTCCCCTGTCCTGGCGCGGCAAAGGGGAAAAGAGCCCAAACGGTCAACAAGATTCTCAAGCGCAACAGGGTGAGACGTATTGACGCCGAGGGAGCGCTCAGGATACTGCGGGCTGAAAGAATAAACGTAAGCGACGCGACCGTGGGTAGCTGCGTCTTGTATATAAGGTCGGTTGTCGAACGTTTGAAGGTGGCAGACCGTCAGCTCGGGGAAATCAAAGACTCCATAGAGAAGATTATAGAGACCATGAACGAAAAGCTTAAGGCCGAGGGGCCTACAGATATTGAGATTCTCCGCTCCATGCCCGGCGTGGGAACCGTGGTGCTCGCTACACTTATTGCCGAGGCATGGAGTCTTGTGGGCCGTCGGGACTT
Above is a window of Candidatus Dadabacteria bacterium DNA encoding:
- a CDS encoding IS110 family transposase; translated protein: MEVLVYNNLESLFFAGIDWGKNSHQVCVIDNEGSVVEGKSFRHTGTGLFEMSQWIQKVSGSDSCDMAVAIEVNHGPVVESLCEQGFMVYSVNPKQLDRFRDRFCVSGAKDDRKDALVLASALRTDRRRFRRVEPQNPDVIVLRELTRTREELTRERTRLVNRFRALLWRYYPQFEELLGSTVRPWHLELWELVPCPGAAKGKRAQTVNKILKRNRVRRIDAEGALRILRAERINVSDATVGSCVLYIRSVVERLKVADRQLGEIKDSIEKIIETMNEKLKAEGPTDIEILRSMPGVGTVVLATLIAEAWSLVGRRDFKAIRCLGGVAPVTRQSGKTKLVVKRRAVCRSLSAAFHILGGVAVINDPVSRAKYEELRKRGHGYCRSVRTVCDRLLFVARVILEKGELFDKEFRKTLPDAA